From a single Planococcus shenhongbingii genomic region:
- a CDS encoding demethylmenaquinone methyltransferase gives MQKTKEQRVHEVFEKISDNYDQMNSVISFQQHSKWRKDTMDKMQVPKGAAAIDVCCGTADWTIALAEATGETGKVVGLDFSQNMLNVGIEKTKHMPQVKLVQGNAMALPFPDNSFDFATIGFGLRNVPDYQQVLSEMHRVLKPGGMIACLETSQPNNLLFKPFFRFYFRFIMPVFGKLFAKSYKEYSWLQESAKGFPGMKQLAKLFVQVGFEKVKYKPYTGGAAALHLGIKKVK, from the coding sequence ATGCAAAAAACGAAAGAACAGCGCGTACATGAAGTTTTTGAAAAAATATCGGACAATTACGATCAAATGAATTCTGTCATCAGTTTTCAGCAGCATAGTAAATGGCGCAAAGACACTATGGACAAAATGCAGGTGCCTAAAGGGGCAGCTGCAATTGATGTATGCTGCGGTACGGCAGATTGGACGATCGCTTTAGCCGAAGCGACAGGTGAGACAGGCAAAGTGGTCGGATTGGATTTCAGCCAGAACATGTTGAATGTCGGAATCGAGAAAACCAAACATATGCCTCAGGTAAAACTGGTTCAGGGAAATGCGATGGCATTGCCGTTTCCGGACAATTCATTTGATTTTGCGACAATTGGATTTGGTCTTCGCAATGTACCGGATTACCAGCAGGTGCTTTCAGAAATGCACCGGGTTCTTAAGCCCGGCGGGATGATTGCGTGCCTTGAAACATCACAGCCGAATAATTTGCTATTCAAGCCGTTTTTCCGGTTCTATTTCCGTTTCATCATGCCGGTATTCGGCAAGTTGTTTGCGAAAAGCTATAAGGAATATTCATGGCTGCAAGAATCGGCTAAAGGCTTTCCCGGTATGAAACAGCTGGCCAAACTTTTTGTTCAAGTCGGATTTGAAAAAGTGAAATACAAACCTTACACTGGCGGTGCGGCTGCACTGCATTTAGGCATTAAAAAAGTAAAATAG
- the ndk gene encoding nucleoside-diphosphate kinase has product MEKTFLMVKPDGVQRNVIGEIVARFEKKGYHLVGAKLMQIPAELAEQHYGEHKERPFFGELVEFITSGPVFAMVWEGENVILTARQMMGATNPKDAAPGTIRGDFAVTVGKNMIHGSDSAESAEREIGLFFKEEELVSYEKTMNNWVN; this is encoded by the coding sequence ATGGAAAAAACTTTCTTGATGGTTAAGCCGGATGGCGTACAACGCAATGTAATCGGTGAAATCGTAGCACGTTTTGAGAAAAAAGGTTATCACTTGGTTGGAGCTAAATTGATGCAGATTCCAGCTGAATTGGCTGAGCAGCATTACGGCGAACATAAAGAACGTCCTTTCTTCGGTGAATTGGTTGAATTCATCACTTCAGGTCCTGTATTTGCAATGGTTTGGGAAGGCGAAAACGTTATTTTGACTGCACGTCAAATGATGGGCGCTACTAACCCTAAAGATGCAGCTCCAGGAACAATCCGCGGCGACTTCGCAGTTACTGTCGGCAAAAACATGATCCACGGTTCGGATTCAGCTGAAAGCGCTGAACGCGAAATCGGCTTGTTCTTCAAAGAAGAAGAATTGGTATCATACGAAAAAACAATGAACAACTGGGTAAACTAA
- the folE gene encoding GTP cyclohydrolase I FolE yields MIDIDSKKVDLDKIEKAVTMILEAVGENPNREGLLDTPKRVAKMYAEIFSGLKEDPKEYFSTVFHEGHEELVLVKDIPFYSTCEHHLVPFFGKAHIAYIPRDGVVTGLSKLARAVETVAKRPQLQERITSTIADSLMETLNPHGVYVMVEAEHMCMTMRGIKKPGAKTVTAVSRGILEKDDIKRSEIITYINMN; encoded by the coding sequence GTGATAGATATAGATTCGAAAAAAGTAGATTTAGATAAAATAGAAAAAGCGGTTACCATGATTCTTGAAGCTGTAGGAGAAAACCCGAACAGAGAAGGATTGCTGGATACACCGAAACGTGTGGCCAAAATGTATGCAGAAATATTTTCGGGATTAAAAGAAGATCCAAAAGAATATTTCAGTACGGTTTTTCACGAAGGACATGAGGAACTGGTTCTTGTAAAAGATATACCTTTTTACTCGACTTGTGAGCATCACCTTGTTCCATTTTTTGGCAAAGCCCATATTGCCTACATCCCTCGAGATGGAGTCGTGACCGGATTAAGCAAGCTGGCGCGAGCAGTAGAAACAGTGGCGAAGCGCCCTCAACTGCAGGAACGGATCACTTCCACCATTGCAGATTCACTGATGGAAACTTTAAACCCGCACGGCGTATACGTAATGGTTGAAGCGGAACATATGTGCATGACAATGAGAGGCATCAAAAAGCCTGGCGCTAAAACAGTGACTGCAGTGTCAAGAGGCATACTTGAAAAAGATGATATCAAACGATCGGAAATCATCACTTATATAAATATGAATTAA
- a CDS encoding heptaprenyl diphosphate synthase component 1 — MNEQLIHSKITSMELDVLKAVKQRTLENFTEGPSVERARLFFLLLPFFDENHWSGEIEASAKTVSIVYAALHAHDQVKENALVITKKQQLTVLAGDFYSGIYYQMLANSNNITMIQRLATSIIKVSENKASFYDGLVRSVEEIDDLVHVIETELLTTFYKFYGFEKYASLATLMLRYIRYVEELEFLQNNSQTRILRLLNQTLQHPLQTERWLLEKLDLLHEDISLTINSYNFNYELKSFMLHQITPHQHRAEQLTREG, encoded by the coding sequence ATGAATGAACAACTAATACATTCAAAAATCACTTCTATGGAACTCGATGTCTTAAAAGCTGTAAAACAGCGGACACTGGAGAATTTCACGGAAGGTCCATCAGTTGAACGGGCACGTTTGTTTTTTTTGTTGTTGCCTTTTTTTGACGAAAATCATTGGTCAGGCGAAATAGAGGCTTCAGCAAAAACAGTTTCAATCGTTTATGCTGCTCTGCATGCCCATGATCAAGTGAAGGAAAATGCACTAGTGATAACAAAAAAACAGCAGTTAACTGTCCTGGCTGGTGATTTTTACAGCGGCATCTATTATCAGATGCTGGCCAATTCGAACAATATAACGATGATTCAGCGTTTGGCAACCTCAATCATAAAGGTGAGCGAAAACAAAGCTTCTTTTTACGATGGGCTAGTCCGTTCAGTTGAAGAAATCGATGATTTAGTCCATGTAATTGAAACGGAATTATTAACGACATTTTATAAATTTTATGGATTTGAGAAATATGCATCGCTGGCTACTTTGATGCTTCGCTATATCCGATATGTGGAAGAGCTTGAATTCCTGCAAAACAACAGCCAGACTCGAATTCTGCGTTTGTTGAACCAGACTCTTCAGCACCCGTTGCAGACAGAGCGCTGGCTGCTGGAGAAGCTGGATTTATTGCATGAAGATATTTCGCTGACCATCAATTCCTATAATTTCAACTATGAACTCAAGAGCTTTATGCTCCATCAAATAACCCCGCACCAGCATAGAGCTGAGCAGCTAACCCGAGAAGGATGA
- a CDS encoding DUF2768 domain-containing protein: MSSLDKMWVSFAGIAFLIISMGMIYLSRYKLKNGILKFLFALVAYILLILGFFIMVFIVLSGPTGGA, translated from the coding sequence ATGAGTTCTTTAGATAAGATGTGGGTCTCCTTTGCGGGTATAGCTTTTTTAATCATTTCAATGGGAATGATTTATTTAAGCAGATACAAATTAAAAAACGGCATCTTGAAATTCCTTTTTGCTTTAGTGGCTTATATTCTGTTGATACTCGGATTCTTTATCATGGTATTCATAGTACTTAGCGGCCCAACCGGCGGCGCTTGA
- the mtrB gene encoding trp RNA-binding attenuation protein MtrB, whose translation MAQPEYIVIRALEDGVNVIGLTRGNDTKFHHTEKLDTGEVMIAQFTEHTSAMKIRGKAEIQTAHGLVESEAKK comes from the coding sequence ATGGCTCAACCAGAATACATTGTGATTCGTGCATTAGAAGACGGCGTAAACGTCATCGGTTTAACTCGTGGCAATGACACAAAATTTCACCATACCGAAAAGTTGGATACCGGTGAAGTAATGATTGCCCAATTCACAGAACACACGTCAGCGATGAAAATTCGCGGCAAAGCGGAAATTCAAACAGCCCATGGCCTGGTAGAAAGCGAAGCGAAAAAATAG
- the hepT gene encoding heptaprenyl diphosphate synthase component II: protein MEKVKLKLLYSDLKPELDMIEKELEQAVDSKSHLLNDASLHLLQAGGKRIRPVFVLLAGKFGNYNIDVMKQVAVPLELIHMASLVHDDVIDDSDIRRGKPTVKAEWNNSVAMYTGDFILARALEYITDIDSPKLHHILSKTMIEVCRGEIIQIEDKYKLDQNLRDYLRRIKRKTALLISSSCELGALVSGTDEKTAAHLRRFGYFIGMSFQIIDDILDFTSTDEELGKPAGSDFIQGNITLPVLCARRDPEVYSLLKNSLQKELTDKERLLVVKTIRNSPGISEAKAVSERYLKKALQELDYLPKSPANKTMRKIAFFIGKRKF, encoded by the coding sequence GTGGAAAAGGTGAAGTTGAAATTGCTCTATTCCGATCTTAAACCGGAATTAGATATGATTGAAAAAGAATTAGAACAGGCAGTGGATTCCAAATCTCACCTATTAAACGATGCTTCTCTTCACTTATTGCAGGCCGGAGGGAAACGAATCCGACCTGTTTTTGTTTTGCTTGCGGGCAAATTCGGAAATTACAATATCGATGTGATGAAACAAGTTGCCGTCCCATTAGAGCTGATTCACATGGCGTCCCTTGTGCATGACGATGTCATAGACGACTCGGATATCCGAAGAGGCAAACCGACGGTCAAGGCGGAATGGAATAATAGTGTTGCCATGTATACGGGTGATTTTATATTAGCCCGGGCATTGGAGTATATCACCGACATCGATTCTCCAAAACTTCACCATATCTTATCCAAGACGATGATTGAAGTATGCCGCGGCGAAATCATTCAAATAGAAGATAAATATAAACTGGATCAAAATCTGCGGGATTACTTGCGGCGCATTAAACGCAAAACAGCTTTGCTTATTTCGTCGAGTTGTGAATTAGGGGCATTAGTATCAGGGACAGATGAAAAAACGGCCGCTCATTTGCGCAGGTTCGGTTACTTTATCGGCATGTCTTTCCAGATCATTGATGATATTTTGGACTTTACTTCAACAGACGAAGAGCTTGGAAAACCGGCAGGGAGCGATTTTATTCAAGGCAATATCACGTTGCCAGTGTTATGTGCACGCCGCGATCCGGAAGTATACAGTTTATTGAAAAACAGCCTTCAAAAAGAGTTGACGGACAAGGAACGGCTATTAGTTGTCAAAACCATCCGCAACAGTCCGGGAATCAGTGAAGCGAAAGCCGTCAGTGAACGGTATTTGAAAAAGGCGCTGCAGGAACTGGATTATTTGCCTAAAAGCCCTGCCAATAAAACAATGCGAAAAATCGCCTTTTTTATTGGAAAGAGAAAGTTTTAG
- a CDS encoding HU family DNA-binding protein produces MNKTELVNSVAEAAELSRKDAAKAVDAAFEAIQNALTQGDKVQLIGFGNFEVRERAARKGRNPQTGAEIEIAASKVPAFKPGKALKDAVK; encoded by the coding sequence ATGAACAAGACAGAATTAGTGAACTCTGTTGCTGAAGCAGCTGAACTTTCTCGTAAAGACGCTGCAAAAGCAGTTGACGCTGCATTTGAGGCGATTCAAAACGCTCTAACTCAAGGTGACAAAGTACAATTAATCGGATTTGGTAACTTTGAAGTACGCGAACGCGCAGCACGCAAAGGTCGTAACCCGCAGACTGGTGCTGAAATCGAGATCGCTGCAAGCAAAGTTCCTGCATTTAAGCCAGGTAAAGCGCTTAAAGACGCAGTGAAATAA